GGAAAtaccgctgcccctgttcggaagcgcacCCAAAAGTAAATCCTATGTTTAAAGGTTGAGTCCATGATGTAAGACTGGATATCAGTACTCAAAATTTAAGTAGTACTGAAGAGAGAAAGTTAAATGTGATAAAATCCTATTAGTCATCAAAACTGTAATAGCGTGTAATTATTAATCTTCTaatctaaaattaatttgtttttaatattgtagACAGACTCTGCAgtgactgagtggtcagaccaTTAGCCTGTAATgcaggtggcccagattcgattGCCGgtctgaaaaatccatagtgacacttgtggcggacaaggtcgcagttggggtttttctcggggttctcccgtttttccccatattaggcatttacatcattccgtcaccatttctttatcatttcatagcattccctgaTCACCGGTTGGCAATGCATTGAGAgtgctggtctagggacgagtggggttgcctgctcgaaacctgggtacacagagaaccttagtgtggtcagccagtgtgggtttgggaatgtgccaCTAGAGGGTTAACGTAATAGATCtaaataggtcgcagtgctgggccatagtgcccccttccgtaaatttcattccattccaataTTGTAGacaacttttcaaaataaaaaagggtcaatgtagagtatccaccgcccaccgAACGAATATttgttaaacgagcgttgagcgacttccgccgattttggaatagacaccgacgcacttaggttaggttagattaggttaggttagtttaggcttttattatcctgtcaagatgaaggtgaaagcgattgagtgtgattttttgttttctatgttggcaattcaagtgcgtcggtgtctattccaaaatcggcggaagtcgctcaacgctcgtttcacccgaatatttcacacttttattactgccaatgttgcgctataaactaattttcgcaaatctaatataaaagactgcctacacaagcaacaagttatactaaatgtttaggattagtgtaaaactggcctatgtctcctatagtgggcgggacataagtaacattcacctaaAAAAGGAAACACAATGTGCATAATTTTTTCATGAGCTTCCTTTCCTGACCATTTCGGcagtagaaaaaaatatgtacaacaATTTCCAAAGTACTTCCTAATTTTCTGTCCTCATATGCTGAATATTTATACCGATAATCATTTAACTTagtatctaatttaatttttgttcctaCTATAAACATTTCTGTCAGTCTAAATAACataagaaaattcacaaacaataaTTATATCAAATTTTTCCATTCTGTTCTGATGGGTCATCAAACAATAATTCTTGTAACTTATTTAGACAATTTAatatcaaataggcctaatactaatATAGGGTACCTAAAAATTTAATTAACCTTATTCCAATTTATATCCCATTCTCCATAAAACTATATCCATCTGTTATGACTACTAATCCCTTTACCAACAAATGTTACCTTTCACTCTTTCTTTAATAACTCGGAAATGATAAAAACAACTTCCTCACTTCCTGAtacaatatacataaataagaataattttaaagggaaaaattgttccggggccgggcatcgaacccgggacctttggtttaacgtaccaacgctctaccaattgagctacccgggaactctacccaacaccgatccaatttttccctctacatccacagacctcaaagtgggctgacaacagtcaagcaaccaacttcgagtgcacactaactccgcgtgactttaattgtggttttctgttaacaaacagtgacgtgtattatgcaaatcaagatttcaggtataactccctgtaaagttgatttgaataattttcaagggaaaaactgttccggggccaggcatcgaacccgggacctttggtttaacgtaccaacgctctaccaactgagctacccgggaactctacccgacaccgatccaatttttccctctatatccacagacctcaaagtgggctgacaaccgtcaagcaaccaacttcgagtgcacactaactccgtgtgactttaattgtggttttctggatcggtgtcgggtagagttcccgggtagctcagttggtagagcgttggtacgttaaaccaaaggtcccgggttcaatgccTGGCCCcgatacaatttttcccttgaaaattattcaaatcaattttacagggagttatacctgaaatcttgatttgcataatacacgtcactgttcgttaacagaaaaccacaattaaagtcacatggagttagtgtgcactcgaagttggttgcttgacagttgtcagcccactttgaggtctgtggatatagagggaaaaattggatcggtgtcgggtagagtttccgagtagctcagttggtagagcattggtacgttaaaccaaaggtcccgggttcgatgcccggccccggaacaatttttcccttgaaaattattcaaatcaactttacagggagttatacctgaaatcttgatttgtacaTAAATAAGACTTTCAACCATCCTAATAGGCTGAAATCTCATTATGAATATCTTACCTTCCAACTTTTCAACATATATGCATATACAGCAATAGGAATTACAACTAATCCCAGACCAAATAACGAAGATTTTGGAGATGGCTTGAAATGGTCGAACTCTGTGGCTCTCATTGCCATGAATCTCTGGACACCaacatcaaactgaaaacaagaaaagaaaaatgatactATTTTGACAAATCTTCGATATAGCCCCACGCACGGAACTAACGTCTGAATTAAGTTTCATTATGGGTTAAAtgagttaaatgaggggatagttaagtgacaaggttagtgggttagttgagcggattatttaagtgatatgaaGCCGAGGAATTGTGAAGTGTGGAAAGATATTGAATTTTCACCACAATTTTTATTAAAGCATTCTCTTTTCTATTTATGACCAtcttatgaaaattttatttcttatctaTGACTACTcgggacaattttctttattcataaacCTACACTATTGCAAAAAATTCTACCACAAAAAGTAGTTAAATACAGGCTATTATCTGTTAGTGGGATATAATATGTTCTCGGCCAAGTATCTTTCAATTTTATCCTTTCACAGCagtttttaatgggttatttcacgacgctttataaCCTATTATGGTTATCTAACATCTGcgtgagatgaagttgataatgttaGTGAGGTGAGTCCAGattccagcgccgaaaattacccagcattgttcttaatggattgagggaaaaccccagaaaaaacctcaactagataacGTGTTCCAACTAGGATTTTAAACCGGACCCACTAGTTTCACGGTCgaacatgctaaccattactctacagtGGTGAAGTCAGCAAGGAAAGTAGCAAGCTGCAAGGTAGGTGCGGTGGGGGTAGAGGGGAAGGTAGGATaccgtgttctggagtttatcccacTACAGCAGCGTGAACCTATAGCTCTGAGcagaataggcctattttgaCTACTAATTCGTATTTCAAAAGTTTTTCCTGTTACGTACCTAATACGAATATGTCCAATGAAAAGCGAAAACatgcataatttgaattttatgtCAGTGTACATACTGTCTTAAGATCAGTGGTTTACTAATTCTGTAAtgctagcttttttttttttttttttttttttaacgaagaCTATTCTCGTCGTTTTTAATTTACTGACTATAAATGTAGTAACATTGTTTTCCCTAGAGATTGAGCCCCACAGGAGAAAGAAGAGCCTGTGCATTCAATTAATATATTATCCCTCTACTTATCAATCATTTATATGCACAAAAAAATATGATACTGGAGAACTCAGCTAAGCCTATGTTGGAAAAATCACTCTAATATCACAACATTCCTTACCACAGTGCCTCCCTCTCCTGTGCCATGTCTATGGGGATTTGTAATTTGTTTGATATATTCATGGCGTAAAGCTGCTCGCCTCTTCGCATATTCGTCTACAAGTCTTTTCTCAGACGTAGAAACGTCGTACGTCCGATCCGCCATATTTTAGTCAGGATGGCTAGgctcagtgtcgccaactgaaCTTCAGTTACTGAAGTGAACAGAAAGTCGTTAGATTCCTTATTGTCagtagaaatttttatttttgttgctagAGTGTGCTGAAAAGTCACTAAATCCCTACTTAATATgaaagccctgatcacat
This region of Periplaneta americana isolate PAMFEO1 chromosome 13, P.americana_PAMFEO1_priV1, whole genome shotgun sequence genomic DNA includes:
- the ND-B15 gene encoding NADH dehydrogenase [ubiquinone] 1 beta subcomplex subunit 4, with product MADRTYDVSTSEKRLVDEYAKRRAALRHEYIKQITNPHRHGTGEGGTVFDVGVQRFMAMRATEFDHFKPSPKSSLFGLGLVVIPIAVYAYMLKSWKEKEEHKYRTGQVAYKDRRFKFI